One genomic segment of Syngnathus typhle isolate RoL2023-S1 ecotype Sweden linkage group LG8, RoL_Styp_1.0, whole genome shotgun sequence includes these proteins:
- the pcgf6 gene encoding polycomb group RING finger protein 6 isoform X1 yields the protein MKRGSPVLGMSTPPCGITIYGSDSEDESQVPLNQFYPYIRCGLCCGFLIDATTITECLHTFCKSCIVKHFFNSNRCPSCTIIVHETQPLYNIRPDRQLQDIVYKMIPFLELFEREQMCNFYEKRGLAIPKSVAFSTPALLASKRQKKDPVPQCVINIPPELDVSLLLDFVGAEEGINSYKPLERPYVRVSGDATIRHVELFIRKKMELSPTCQVDVVCGDQLLDHYQSLKDVQNFVGAEAVQDGFLVLHFGLVLSCLA from the exons AT GAAGCGTGGTTCTCCGGTTTTGGGAATGTCAACGCCTCCCTGTGGTATAACCATATATGGGAGCGATTCCGAAGACGAG TCCCAGGTCCCCCTCAATCAGTTCTACCCTTACATCCGATGTGGCCTGTGCTGCGGCTTCCTCATTGATGCCACCACCATCACAGAGTGCTTACACACAT tTTGCAAAAGTTGCATCGTGAAGCATTTTTTCAACAGCAACAGGTGTCCATCATGCACCATTATAGTGCACGAAACACAACCTCTTTACAACATTAG GCCTGACAGACAACTGCAGGATATCGTGTACAAGATGATTCCTTTCCTTGAGCTGT TCGAAAGAGAGCAGATGTGTAACTTCTACGAAAAACGAGGGCTGGCGATACCCAAATCAG TGGCGTTCTCCACACCAGCTCTTCTGGCATCAAAACGACAAAAGAAGGACCCAGTGCCTCAGTGCGTGATCAACATTCCGCCTGAGCTGGACGTGTCGCTCTTGCTGGACTTTGTTGG GGCTGAAGAGGGGATAAACAGCTACAAG CCACTAGAGAGGCCGTATGTGCGTGTGTCAGGTGACGCCACCATTCGCCACGTGGAGCTGTTCATCAGGAAGAAGATGGAACTCAGCCCAACTTGCCAG GTAGATGTGGTTTGTGGAGATCAACTCCTGGATCACTATCAGTCGCTAAAAGATGTACAGAATTTTGTGGGAGCTGAGGCTGTGCAG GATGGTTTTCTGGTGCTGCACTTTGGCTTGGTCCTGTCCTGTCTGGCTTGA
- the LOC133157873 gene encoding alpha-internexin-like, producing the protein MNYRDRYTSSSYRKIFGDSSRFSASTSSSRMSSSMPRGSPGLRSMAVSRNSTSSMGMYRRLGQPPASFSLVATDSLDLTQTSVVNNELKVIRTNEKEQLQGLNDRFAMFIDKVRHLEQQNKVLEAELVTLRQRQSEPSRLAHLYQQEMRDLRSQLEDLNRDKNRILIEKNNMEDELQKLNVKYEEEMTAREEAEQTLRSFRKDVDDAASVRLDLERRVELLMDEISFLNKVHDEEIQELSSLMEAQQVSVELEMAKPDLTSALKEIRNQYESIASKNLQSAEEWYKGKFASLSEQATRSNEAMRASREEMNEFRRQLQAKTLEIETLRGANESLERQISEMEDAHNGEVTALQDTIGQLDTELRNLKGEMAQHLREYQDLLNVKMALDIEIAAYRKLLEGEETHFNSGMSFGGASYSYPSRSPAGSSRSGQRDKDGAKKESLKEEEKDEADINSNN; encoded by the exons ATGAACTACAGGGACCGCTACACTTCGTCCTCCTACCGGAAGATTTTCGGGGATTCTTCCAGGTTCTCCGCCTCTACCTCCTCATCCCGGATGAGCAGCTCCATGCCTCGGGGCTCACCGGGGCTCCGGTCCATGGCCGTGTCCCGAAACAGCACCTCTTCTATGGGCATGTACAGACGGCTGGGACAACCCCCGGCCTCCTTCTCTCTTGTGGCCACGGACTCCCTCGACCTGACCCAGACTTCAGTGGTCAACAACGAACTCAAAGTCATCAGAACCAACGAGAAAGAGCAGCTGCAG GGTCTGAATGATCGCTTCGCCATGTTCATCGATAAAGTCAGACACCTGGAGCAGCAGAATAAAGTACTGGAGGCCGAGTTGGTGACGCTGCGGCAGAGGCAGAGTGAACCATCACGGCTAGCTCATCTCTACCAGCAGGAGATGAGGGACTTGCGGTCCCAGTTGGAGGACCTGAATAGGGACAAGAACCGCATCCTGATCGAGAAGAATAACATGGAAGATGAGTTGCAG AAACTTAATGTCAAGTATGAGGAGGAGATGACTGCGCGTGAAGAGGCTGAACAAACTTTACGGTCCTTCCGGAAGGATGTGGATGACGCTGCGTCCGTTCGTCTTGATCTGGAGCGCCGAGTGGAATTGCTGATGGATGAAATCTCTTTTCTGAACAAAGTCCACGACGAGGAAATCCAGGAGCTGAGCAGCCTGATGGAAGCGCAGCAAGTCTCCGTGGAATTGGAAATGGCCAAACCCGACCTCACCTCGGCTCTGAAAGAGATCCGCAACCAGTACGAGTCCATTGCCTCCAAAAACCTGCAGTCGGCAGAGGAGTGGTACAAAGGGAAGTTCGCCAGCCTTAGCGAACAGGCCACCAGGAGCAACGAGGCCATGCGAGCCAGCAGGGAGGAGATGAACGAGTTCAGGAGGCAGCTGCAGGCCAAGACTTTGGAAATTGAGACACTGAGGGGAGCCAATGAGTCTCTGGAGAGACAAATCTCAGAGATGGAGGATGCTCACAATGGTGAAGTCACGGCATTGCAG GACACTATTGGACAATTGGATACTGAGCTGAGGAACCTCAAGGGGGAGATGGCCCAGCACCTGAGAGAATATCAGGACTTGCTTAATGTCAAAATGGCCTTGGACATCGAGATAGCTGCATACAG GAAGCTGCTGGAAGGAGAAGAGACTCACTTTAACTCAGGGATGTCGTTCGGAGGCGCCAGTTACAGCTACCCGTCCCGAAGCCCAGCCGGCTCCTCCAGAAGCGGTCAGCGAGACAAAGACGGAGCCAAGAAGGAAAGCCTcaaggaggaggaaaaagacGAAGCAGACATCAACTCCAACAACTGA
- the pcgf6 gene encoding polycomb group RING finger protein 6 isoform X2, whose translation MSTPPCGITIYGSDSEDESQVPLNQFYPYIRCGLCCGFLIDATTITECLHTFCKSCIVKHFFNSNRCPSCTIIVHETQPLYNIRPDRQLQDIVYKMIPFLELFEREQMCNFYEKRGLAIPKSVAFSTPALLASKRQKKDPVPQCVINIPPELDVSLLLDFVGAEEGINSYKPLERPYVRVSGDATIRHVELFIRKKMELSPTCQVDVVCGDQLLDHYQSLKDVQNFVGAEAVQDGFLVLHFGLVLSCLA comes from the exons ATGTCAACGCCTCCCTGTGGTATAACCATATATGGGAGCGATTCCGAAGACGAG TCCCAGGTCCCCCTCAATCAGTTCTACCCTTACATCCGATGTGGCCTGTGCTGCGGCTTCCTCATTGATGCCACCACCATCACAGAGTGCTTACACACAT tTTGCAAAAGTTGCATCGTGAAGCATTTTTTCAACAGCAACAGGTGTCCATCATGCACCATTATAGTGCACGAAACACAACCTCTTTACAACATTAG GCCTGACAGACAACTGCAGGATATCGTGTACAAGATGATTCCTTTCCTTGAGCTGT TCGAAAGAGAGCAGATGTGTAACTTCTACGAAAAACGAGGGCTGGCGATACCCAAATCAG TGGCGTTCTCCACACCAGCTCTTCTGGCATCAAAACGACAAAAGAAGGACCCAGTGCCTCAGTGCGTGATCAACATTCCGCCTGAGCTGGACGTGTCGCTCTTGCTGGACTTTGTTGG GGCTGAAGAGGGGATAAACAGCTACAAG CCACTAGAGAGGCCGTATGTGCGTGTGTCAGGTGACGCCACCATTCGCCACGTGGAGCTGTTCATCAGGAAGAAGATGGAACTCAGCCCAACTTGCCAG GTAGATGTGGTTTGTGGAGATCAACTCCTGGATCACTATCAGTCGCTAAAAGATGTACAGAATTTTGTGGGAGCTGAGGCTGTGCAG GATGGTTTTCTGGTGCTGCACTTTGGCTTGGTCCTGTCCTGTCTGGCTTGA
- the LOC133157875 gene encoding RING finger protein 122-like, whose amino-acid sequence MQPFQWCNGCRCDLALQNSDPSCKMTSEEVFHLPLNVYIIVLGIGLFILMLSLIFCCYLVRLKRHSAREHYGYNEVVLKGAGKKLSLLGQTCAVCLEEFRSRDELGVCPCSHAFHKKCLLKWLEIRSVCPMCNKPICRLQPGPSQAAEQPQGLLEVLEGPQI is encoded by the exons ATGCAACCTTTTCAGTGGTGTAACG GGTGTCGGTGTGACCTTGCATTGCAGAACTCGGACCCCTCCTGTAAGATGACGTCTGAAGAGGTCTTCCATCTGCCGCTCAATGTCTACATCATCGTTCTGGGCATCGGGCTTTTTATCCTAATGCTCAGTCTCATTTTCTGCTGCTACCTGGTCAG ACTCAAGCGACATAGTGCAAGAGAACACTATGGCTATAATGAG GTTGTTCTAAAAGGAGCAGGGAAGAAACTGAGCCTTCTTGGG CAAACATGTGCAGTGTGTTTAGAAGAGTTTCGCAGCCGGGATGAGCTTGGAGTGTGTCCATGTTCACATGCTTTTCATAAGAA GTGTCTATTGAAATGGTTAGAGATCCGTAGTGTCTGCCCCATGTGCAACAAGCCAATATGCCGCCTCCAGCCTGGGCCTTCACAAGCTGCCGAGCAGCCACAGGGTCTCCTGGAGGTCCTAGAGGGACCGCAGATATGA